A window of Hemibagrus wyckioides isolate EC202008001 linkage group LG03, SWU_Hwy_1.0, whole genome shotgun sequence contains these coding sequences:
- the LOC131351279 gene encoding immunoglobulin lambda-1 light chain-like gives MILSTLILLVAFPAGLETLVITQEKAMSVKPGDNVKISCKSDASRDWILTWYQQKPGQTPKFLLADSNRASGLPSRFTYSGSGSQEYLHINGVQAEDEAVYYCACHGCGDGNTFSGGGTEVTFDTKSPPSLVLLAPPESPSSGDEFRLVCLVQGFRPDSATLSWSDNGNAVTGAEVQTSSSQRQSDGTFIQSSTLKLSPELWTSGRTYTCRVNHPALSAPLSQSASAEKCS, from the exons ATGATCCTCAGCACTCTGATTCTCCTCGTCGCTTTTCCTG CAGGTTTGGAGACTCTTGTGATTACACAGGAGAAAGCGATGTCTGTAAAACCAGGAGATAATGTTAAGATTTCCTGCAAATCAGATGCTTCTAGAGATTGGATTTTAACATGGTACCAACAAAAACCAGGACAAACTCCAAAGTTCTTGCTTGCTGATAGTAACAGAGCGAGTGGACTGCCAAGTCGATTCACTTACAGTGGATCTGGATCCCAAGAATATCTGCATATTAACGGTGTTCAGGCTGAAGATGAAGCCGTCTATTACTGTGCTTGTCATGGCTGTGGGGATGGCAACACA TTTTCGGGTGGAGGCACTGAAGTAACATTTG ataCTAAATCTCCTCCATCCCTCGTTCTGCTGGCTCCCCCCGAGTCTCCCTCGTCAGGTGATGAATTCAGGCTGGTGTGTCTGGTGCAGGGTTTCCGTCCTGACAGTGCCACTCTGTCCTGGTCTGATAACGGCAACGCCGTAACTGGTGCCGAGGTACAGACGAGTTCATCTCAGCGTCAATCTGATGGCACCTTCATCCAAAGCAGCACGCTGAAACTCAGCCCAGAGCTCTGGACCTCTGGACGAACCTACACGTGCCGCGTGAACCACCCGGCTCTGTCAGCACCACTGAGTCAGAGCGCCAGTGCTGAAAAGTGCAGCTAG
- the zfyve21 gene encoding zinc finger FYVE domain-containing protein 21 isoform X2, whose amino-acid sequence MSAVPDGKKLVRSPSGLRMVPENGAFSSPFSLDEPQWVPDKECPRCMQCDTKFDFITRKHHCRRCGRCFCDKCCSKKVALPRMCFVDPVRQCRDCSLISQKELDFYDKQLKVLTAGGTFLVTLGFSEKSETMVCRLSNNHRYLFLDGESHFEVELSRISTMQVLTETEGSTPGGGLSRATGMLLHYKPPGSQDSQQLRMEAADDKKSASSWLAAMHKAAKLLYESRDQ is encoded by the exons GGTGCGAAGCCCGAGCGGACTGCGCATGGTGCCGGAGAACGGAGCTTTCAGCAGCCCGTTTTCGTTAGACGAGCCTCAGTGGGTTCCGGATAAAGAG TGTCCCAGATGCATGCAGTGTGACACAAAATTTGACTTCATCACCAGAAAG CACCACTGTCGACGATGTGGCCGGTGTTTCTGTGATAAATGCTGCAGTAAGAAGGTGGCCTTGCCGAGGATGTGCTTTGTAGATCCAGTCAGGCAGTGCAGGGACTGCAGCCTCATCTCGCAGAAAGAACTCGACTTCTACGATAAACAGCTGAAAGTGCTTACCGCGG GAGGCACCTTCCTGGTCACACTAGGCTTCTCGGAGAAATCAGAGACCATGGTGTGCCGTCTGTCAAATAACCACAG ATATCTGTTCCTGGATGGAGAAAGCCATTTTGAGGTGGAGTTGTCTCGGATCTCCACCATGCAGGTGCTGACGGAGACAGAGGGCTCGACCCCAGGAG GAGGCTTGTCCCGTGCCACCGGCATGCTGCTGCACTATAAGCCCCCGGGCTCGCAGGATTCTCAGCAGCTCCGCATGGAGGCAGCCGATGACAAAAAGAGCGCCTCCTCCTGGCTCGCTGCCATGCACAAG GCTGCTAAACTGCTGTACGAGTCAAGGGACCAGTGA
- the zfyve21 gene encoding zinc finger FYVE domain-containing protein 21 isoform X1, with product MSAVPDGKKLVRSPSGLRMVPENGAFSSPFSLDEPQWVPDKECPRCMQCDTKFDFITRKHHCRRCGRCFCDKCCSKKVALPRMCFVDPVRQCRDCSLISQKELDFYDKQLKVLTAGGTFLVTLGFSEKSETMVCRLSNNHRYLFLDGESHFEVELSRISTMQVLTETEGSTPGEKDIHTYTTLLDSQYISEGGLSRATGMLLHYKPPGSQDSQQLRMEAADDKKSASSWLAAMHKAAKLLYESRDQ from the exons GGTGCGAAGCCCGAGCGGACTGCGCATGGTGCCGGAGAACGGAGCTTTCAGCAGCCCGTTTTCGTTAGACGAGCCTCAGTGGGTTCCGGATAAAGAG TGTCCCAGATGCATGCAGTGTGACACAAAATTTGACTTCATCACCAGAAAG CACCACTGTCGACGATGTGGCCGGTGTTTCTGTGATAAATGCTGCAGTAAGAAGGTGGCCTTGCCGAGGATGTGCTTTGTAGATCCAGTCAGGCAGTGCAGGGACTGCAGCCTCATCTCGCAGAAAGAACTCGACTTCTACGATAAACAGCTGAAAGTGCTTACCGCGG GAGGCACCTTCCTGGTCACACTAGGCTTCTCGGAGAAATCAGAGACCATGGTGTGCCGTCTGTCAAATAACCACAG ATATCTGTTCCTGGATGGAGAAAGCCATTTTGAGGTGGAGTTGTCTCGGATCTCCACCATGCAGGTGCTGACGGAGACAGAGGGCTCGACCCCAGGAG AGAAAGATATTCATACTTACACCACTCTCCTGGACAGTCAGTATATATCAGAAG GAGGCTTGTCCCGTGCCACCGGCATGCTGCTGCACTATAAGCCCCCGGGCTCGCAGGATTCTCAGCAGCTCCGCATGGAGGCAGCCGATGACAAAAAGAGCGCCTCCTCCTGGCTCGCTGCCATGCACAAG GCTGCTAAACTGCTGTACGAGTCAAGGGACCAGTGA